The following proteins are encoded in a genomic region of Mycobacterium sp. 155:
- a CDS encoding metal ABC transporter permease: MRNALIGGTLVALAAGLIGYFIIVRNTAFAAHALAHIGLPGATGAFLLGLPVGFGLGVFCVGGALVIGALGKRAGDREVATGTVLALATGFGLFFNSLATKNSSTMTNVLFGNLLAITGEQLLTFTALLALLAATMGFIYRPLLFASVNAPVAEAKGVPVKALSILFMALLGVAVTMAVQAVGTLLLFALVVTPAATAIMLTARPLAAMGISTGISLVSVWVGLAVSAVFNMPPSFLIVTIACGCWLAVWLAARAARETGALIG, from the coding sequence ATGCGCAATGCACTGATCGGTGGCACGTTGGTGGCGCTCGCCGCCGGGCTCATCGGCTACTTCATCATCGTGCGGAACACGGCGTTCGCCGCCCACGCCCTGGCCCACATCGGCCTGCCCGGGGCGACCGGAGCCTTCCTACTGGGGTTGCCGGTCGGATTCGGGCTCGGGGTGTTCTGCGTCGGCGGGGCGCTGGTCATCGGGGCACTCGGGAAACGGGCCGGGGACCGTGAGGTAGCGACCGGCACCGTGCTGGCACTGGCCACCGGATTCGGGCTCTTCTTCAACTCGCTGGCCACCAAGAACTCATCCACCATGACCAATGTGCTGTTCGGGAATCTGCTGGCGATCACCGGTGAGCAGTTGTTGACTTTCACGGCGCTGCTGGCACTGCTGGCCGCCACGATGGGATTCATCTACCGTCCACTGCTGTTCGCCTCGGTCAACGCGCCGGTGGCCGAAGCCAAGGGGGTGCCGGTCAAGGCGCTGTCGATCCTGTTCATGGCACTGCTCGGAGTCGCGGTCACCATGGCGGTGCAGGCCGTTGGCACGTTGCTGTTGTTCGCGCTCGTCGTCACTCCGGCGGCGACGGCGATCATGCTGACCGCCAGGCCGTTGGCGGCGATGGGGATTTCGACGGGCATCAGCCTCGTGTCGGTCTGGGTGGGGTTGGCGGTATCGGCGGTGTTCAACATGCCGCCGAGCTTCCTGATCGTGACCATCGCCTGCGGATGCTGGCTCGCGGTGTGGCTCGCGGCGCGTGCCGCACGCGAGACCGGGGCGTTGATCGGCTAG
- a CDS encoding LacI family DNA-binding transcriptional regulator, with translation MPRSPHPPRRATLASLAAELNVSRTTISNAYNRPDQLSADLRERIFDAAKRLGYAGPDPVARSLRTRKAGAVGLMITEPLNYSFSDPAALDFVAGLAESCEAAGQGLLLVAVGPNRTLDEGSAAVLSAGVDGFVVYSASDDDPYLPVVRQRHLPMVVVDQPKDVPGVSRVGIDDRGSMRRLAEHVLELGHRDIGLLTMRLGRDWPHPSGKPAPAPPDRVLTPHFHVQRERIHGVYDAMSAAGLAPESLTVVESYEHLPTSGGAAAEVALAVNPLITALMCTADVLALSAMDYLRAHGIYVPGQMTVTGFDGIPDALRRGLTTVVQSSVEKGRRAGQLLHNPPRSGLPVIEVLDTEVVRGRTSGPPA, from the coding sequence ATGCCTAGGAGTCCCCATCCGCCGCGGCGGGCGACCCTGGCCTCACTGGCTGCGGAACTCAACGTCTCCCGCACCACGATCTCCAACGCCTACAACCGCCCTGATCAGCTGTCGGCGGACCTGCGGGAGCGCATCTTCGACGCCGCCAAGCGTCTCGGCTACGCGGGGCCCGACCCGGTGGCGCGATCGTTGCGCACCCGCAAGGCCGGGGCGGTCGGGCTGATGATCACCGAGCCGCTCAATTACTCGTTCAGTGATCCCGCCGCACTCGACTTCGTTGCCGGACTGGCCGAATCGTGTGAGGCGGCCGGTCAGGGCCTGCTGTTGGTGGCGGTCGGGCCGAACCGCACGCTCGACGAGGGTTCGGCCGCGGTGCTGTCCGCGGGTGTCGATGGCTTCGTGGTGTACTCCGCGTCCGACGACGACCCGTACCTGCCCGTGGTGCGGCAGCGTCACCTGCCGATGGTGGTGGTCGACCAGCCCAAGGATGTGCCCGGGGTGTCACGTGTCGGCATCGACGATCGTGGTTCCATGCGCCGGCTGGCCGAGCACGTCCTGGAACTCGGCCACCGCGACATCGGTCTGCTCACCATGCGGTTAGGGCGCGACTGGCCCCACCCGAGCGGTAAACCGGCGCCGGCACCGCCGGATCGAGTGCTGACCCCGCATTTCCATGTGCAGCGCGAGCGGATCCACGGGGTGTACGACGCGATGAGCGCCGCCGGGCTGGCCCCGGAATCGCTGACGGTCGTGGAGAGCTACGAGCACCTGCCGACCTCGGGAGGCGCTGCGGCCGAAGTGGCGCTTGCGGTCAATCCATTGATCACCGCGCTGATGTGCACGGCCGACGTGCTCGCCCTGTCGGCGATGGATTACCTACGCGCACACGGCATTTACGTTCCCGGGCAGATGACCGTCACCGGGTTCGACGGGATTCCCGACGCGCTGCGCCGCGGCCTGACCACAGTCGTGCAGTCCAGTGTCGAGAAGGGCCGGCGCGCCGGCCAGTTGCTGCACAACCCACCGCGATCCGGGCTTCCGGTGATCGAGGTGCTCGACACCGAGGTGGTGCGCGGCCGGACGTCCGGCCCGCCGGCTTAG
- the otsB gene encoding trehalose-phosphatase yields the protein MSGLRHALARVAHTPRLLVTSDFDGTLAPIVNHPADARPLPDAAATLVELAALPGTATALISGRALSVLRELSGMPATVHMIGSHGAEFDTGFAHRIDTALLATITAELEAIAADKSGVAVEVKPASVALHVRNAAPGDAQAALAQARATARAWPAELTEGKAVLEFAVISTDKGEAIDILRKEFDASAVVYFGDDVTDEKAFRRMRDGDVGVKVGPGETLAGYRVQLPEDVAAALKYLFDARRG from the coding sequence GTGAGCGGTCTTCGGCACGCGCTAGCCCGGGTAGCGCACACCCCGCGGCTCTTGGTCACCTCCGATTTCGACGGAACCCTCGCCCCGATCGTCAACCATCCGGCCGACGCGCGCCCGCTGCCCGATGCCGCAGCCACGCTCGTCGAGCTTGCCGCGCTGCCCGGCACCGCTACGGCCCTGATCTCCGGGCGGGCGCTGAGCGTGCTGCGCGAGCTGTCGGGTATGCCCGCGACGGTGCACATGATCGGCAGTCACGGCGCCGAGTTCGACACCGGCTTCGCCCATCGGATCGACACGGCCCTACTCGCCACCATCACCGCCGAGCTCGAGGCGATCGCCGCCGATAAGTCCGGGGTGGCCGTCGAAGTCAAACCCGCCAGCGTCGCGCTGCACGTCCGCAATGCCGCGCCCGGCGACGCCCAAGCCGCCCTGGCACAGGCCCGCGCGACGGCGCGGGCCTGGCCGGCCGAGTTGACCGAAGGCAAGGCCGTGCTGGAATTCGCGGTGATCTCGACGGACAAGGGCGAGGCGATCGACATCCTGCGCAAGGAGTTCGACGCGTCGGCGGTCGTGTACTTCGGCGATGACGTGACCGACGAGAAGGCGTTTCGGCGCATGCGCGACGGCGACGTCGGTGTCAAGGTCGGCCCGGGCGAAACCCTGGCCGGCTACCGGGTGCAACTTCCGGAAGACGTTGCGGCAGCCCTGAAATACCTGTTCGACGCGCGTCGCGGCTAA
- the kstR gene encoding cholesterol catabolism transcriptional regulator KstR, with translation MAVLAESELGTEAQRERRKRILDATLAIASKGGYEAVQMRAVAERADVAVGTLYRYFPSKVHLLVSALGRELERIDAKTDRTVLTGGTPYQRLTIMVGKLNRAMQRNPLLTEAMTRAFVFADASAAGEVDHVGKLMDSMFARAMSDGEPTEDQYHIARVISDVWLSNLLAWLTRRASATDVAKRLDLAVRLLIGDGDQPKI, from the coding sequence GTGGCGGTTCTCGCCGAGTCCGAACTCGGTACCGAAGCACAGCGGGAGCGTCGCAAGCGCATCCTCGACGCCACCCTGGCCATCGCATCCAAAGGCGGGTACGAGGCTGTCCAGATGCGGGCGGTCGCCGAACGGGCCGATGTCGCGGTCGGCACGCTGTACCGCTACTTCCCGTCGAAGGTCCACCTGCTCGTCTCCGCGCTGGGCCGCGAGCTCGAGCGCATCGATGCCAAAACAGACCGCACCGTGCTGACCGGGGGCACTCCGTATCAGCGGCTGACCATCATGGTGGGCAAGCTGAACCGGGCCATGCAACGCAATCCGCTCCTCACCGAGGCTATGACCAGGGCTTTCGTATTCGCCGACGCCTCGGCGGCCGGCGAGGTGGACCACGTGGGCAAGCTCATGGACTCGATGTTCGCGCGCGCCATGAGTGACGGTGAGCCGACCGAGGACCAATACCACATCGCCCGGGTGATCTCCGATGTGTGGCTGTCCAACCTGCTGGCCTGGCTGACCCGACGCGCCTCGGCGACCGATGTCGCCAAGCGGCTGGACCTGGCCGTGCGACTGCTGATCGGCGACGGAGACCAACCTAAGATTTGA